A window of the Cicer arietinum cultivar CDC Frontier isolate Library 1 chromosome 6, Cicar.CDCFrontier_v2.0, whole genome shotgun sequence genome harbors these coding sequences:
- the LOC101494830 gene encoding N-terminal acetyltransferase A complex auxiliary subunit NAA15-like, which yields MGASLPPKEANLFKLIVKSYETKQYKKGLKAADAILKKFPDHGETLSMKGLTLNCMDRKSEAYELVRQGLKNDLKSHVCWHVFGLLYRSDREYREAIKCYRNALRIDPDNIEILRDLSLLQAQMRDLSGFVETRQQLLTLKPNHRMNWIGFSVAHHLNSNASKAVEILEAYEGTLENDFPPDNERCEHGEMLLYKISLLEECGFLERALEELRQKESNIVDKLAVKEQEVSLVVKLGHLVEAESLYRALLSMNPDNYRYYEGLQKCVGLYLEDGKYSPDQIDRLVSLYETLGRQYKWSSAVKRIPLDFLQGDKFREAADNYIRPLLTKGVPSLFSDLSSLYNHPGKADILEQLILELEHSIRTSGQYPGSMEKEAPSTLLWTLFFLAQHYDRRGQYETSLSKIDEAIEHTPTVIDLYSVKSRILKHAGDLKAAAAFADEARRMDLADRYVNSDCVKRMLQADQVALAEKIAVLFTKDGEQHNNLHDMQCMWYELASGESYFRQGDLGRALKKFLAVEKHYADITEDQFDFHSYCLRKMTLRSYVEMLKFQDQLHSHAYFHKAAAGAIRCYIKLHDFPPKSTAEEDEHMSNLLPSQKKKLRQKQRKAEARAKKEAEEKNEESNASGVSKSGKRHVKPVDPDPHGEKLLQVEDPLSEAVKYLKLLQKNSPDSLETHLLSFELYTRKRKILLAFQAVKQLLRLDADHPDSHRCLIKFFHQLGSTSAPETESEKLIWSVLEAERPTISQLHEKSLFDANNAFLDNHKDSLMHRAAFTEILYILDSNRKSEAVKLIEESTNNSLPRNGTIEPIREWKLKDCIAVHKLLGTVLVDQDAALRWKVSCAEYFPYSTYFEGRHSSASPNSAFNQLRKNSENDIANHSVGSQNVDSTISNGKSFKDLTI from the exons ATGGGTGCTTCACTGCCTCCTAAAGAGGCCAATCTCTTCAAGCTTATTGTT AAATCATATGAAACCAAGCAATATAAAAAGGGCCTCAAGGCAGCTGAtgctattttgaaaaaatttccgGACCATGGAg AAACTTTATCAATGAAGGGTTTGACATTAAATTGCATGGATCGTAAGTCTGAAGCATATGAACTTGTTCGTCAAGGATTGAAG AATGACCTTAAAAGTCATGTTTGCTGGCATGTTTTTGGTCTCCTTTATCGGTCAGATAGAGAATATAGGGAGGCAATCAAGTGCTATCGAAATGCACTGCGAATAGATCCTGACAATATTGAAATTCTGCGTGACTTATCACTCTTACAG GCTCAGATGAGAGATTTATCTGGCTTTGTTGAGACTAGACAACAGCTTTTGACTCTTAAGCCCAATCATCGCATGAACTGGATTGGCTTTTCGGTTGCCCACCATTTAAACTCGAA TGCGTCCAAGGCCGTGGAGATTTTGGAAGCATATGAAGGGACTTTAGAAAATGATTTTCCTCCAGATAATGAGCGGTGTGAGCATGGGGAAATGCTTTTATATAAG ATCTCTTTGTTGGAGGAATGCGGATTTCTTGAGAGAGCTCTTGAAGAGTTGCGCCAAAAAGAATCAAATATT GTTGATAAACTTGCAGTTAAAGAGCAAGAGGTTTCACTTGTAGTGAAGCTTGGTCATTTAGTAGAAGCAGAATCGCTGTACAGGGCATTACTTTCCATGAATCCTGATAATTATAG ATACTATGAGGGTCTCCAAAAGTGTGTTGGATTGTATTTAGAAGATGGGAAGTACTCTCCTGATCAAATAGATCGGTTAGTTTCCTTGTATGAAACACTTGGGCGGCAATATAAGTGGTCTTCTGCAGTTAAG AGAATACCCCTGGATTTTTTACAAGGTGACAAATTTCGAGAAGCAGCAGACAATTATATTAGGCCTCTCTTAACTAAG GGAGTTCCATCTCTGTTCTCTGATCTTTCTTCTTTGTACAATCATCCCGGGAAG GCAGACATTTTGGAACAACTTATTCTTGAGTTAGAGCATTCAATTAGGACATCAGGCCAATATCCTGGGAG TATGGAAAAAGAAGCCCCTTCAACTCTTTTGTGGACTTTGTTTTTCTTGGCTCAG CATTATGACAGGCGTGGCCAATATGAGACTTCCCTTTCTAAAATCGATGAGGCTATAGAACATACACCTACTGTCATTGATCTATATTCTGTCAAG AGTCGGATACTGAAGCATGCTGGTGATTTGAAAGCTGCTGCTGCATTTGCAGATGAAGCAAGGCGTATGGACCTTGCTGATCGTTATGTTAATAGCGATTGTGTTAAGCGCATGCTGCAGGCTGATCag GTGGCTTTGGCAGAAAAAATTGCTGTGTTATTCACAAAAGATGGGGAGCAACATAACAACCTTCATGACATGCAATGCATGTG GTATGAGCTTGCCTCGGGTGAAAGCTATTTCCGCCAGGGAGATCTTGGACGGGCTCTCAAGAAATTTTTAGCCGTGGAGAAGCATTATGCTGATATTACTGAGGACCAATTTGATTTTCATTCATACTGCTTAAGGAAAATGACTTTGCGTAGTTATGTTGAAATGCTTAAATTTCAAGACCAATTGCACTCACATGCATATTTTCATAAAGCAGCAGCAGGAGCTATCAG ATGTTATATTAAGTTGCATGATTTCCCCCCAAAGTCTACGGCAGAGGAAGATGAGCATATGTCAAACTTGCTTCCTTCTCAGAAAAAGAAATTGAGACAAAAGCAAAGAAAAGCAGAAGCAAGAGCAAAGAAA GAGGCAGAAGAAAAGAATGAAGAATCAAATGCTAGTGGGGTATCGAAGTCTGGGAAACGACATGTAAAACCTGTTGATCCTGATCCACATGGGGAGAAGTTATTGCAG GTTGAAGATCCATTGTCTGAAGCTGTTAAATACTTGAAGTTACTGCAGAAGAATTCACCTGATTCACTGGAAACACATTTGCTCTCTTTTGAATTATATACAAGGAAACGGAAGATTTTGCTTGCCTTTCAG GCTGTGAAGCAGTTATTAAGGTTGGATGCTGACCACCCTGATTCTCATCGTTGTTTG ATTAAATTTTTCCATCAATTGGGATCCACAAGTGCTCCGGAGACTGAAAGCGAGAAATTGATATGGAGTGTCTTAGAAGCTGAGCGCCCAACTATTAG TCAACTGCATGAGAAATCTCTTTTTGACGCAAACAATGCTTTCCTTGACAATCATAAAG ATTCTTTGATGCATAGAGCAGCTTTTACAGAAATCTTGTACATTTTGGATTCTAACAGAAAGTCTGAGGCTGTCAAGTTGATTGAAGAGTCAACAAATAATAGTTTGCCAAG AAATGGAACAATTGAACCAATCAGGGAATGGAAACTTAAAGACTGTATTGCTGTTCACAAGCTTCTCGGAACAGTACTTGTTGACCAGGATGCGGCATTGA GGTGGAAAGTGAGTTGTGCAGAGTACTTCCCCTATTCGACGTACTTTGAGGGAAGACACAGCTCTGCCTCTCCCAACTCGGCCTTTAACCAGTTACGCAAAAACTCCGAAAATGACATTGCTAACCATTCAGTTGGTAGTCAAAATGTGGACTCTACCATATCAAATGGAAAATCATTTAAAGATCTTACTATCTGA
- the LOC101488667 gene encoding uncharacterized protein, with amino-acid sequence MHIIYGVHNHELAKTLIGHAFLGRLSQEEKVVLGDIAKNMIRPRNILMTLNDHNVKSLTTIKQVYNARQAYRSSLRGNRTEMQHLLTLMERGKYVYRYRKVEDSDELRDIFWAHPNVITLVNNFQIILIMDSTYKTCRCRMSLLEIIGVISTEMTFCVEFAYLPSKCDDNFTWALQMLK; translated from the coding sequence ATGCATATAATATATGGTGTCCATAACCACGAATTGGCCAAAACACTTATTGGTCATGCTTTTTTAGGCCGATTGTCTCAGGAAGAGAAAGTTGTACTTGGTGATATCGCGAAGAATATGATTAGACCAAGAAACATATTGATGACATTAAATGATCATAATGTTAAAAGTTTGACAAcaataaaacaagtttacaatGCACGTCAAGCATATCGTTCATCACTTAGAGGTAATAGAACTGAAATGCAACATCTTTTGACATTGATGGAACGCGGCAAATATGTTTATCGATATAGAAAGGTAGAGGATTCAGATGAGTTGAGGGACATATTTTGGGCTCATCCAAACGTTAtcactcttgtaaataattttcaaataatattgattatggATAGCACATACAAGACATGTAGGTGTCGAATGTCATTACTTGAAATTATTGGTGTTATATCTACtgaaatgacattttgtgtggaatttgcaTATCTACCGTCTAAGTGTGATGATAATTTTACGTGGGCATTACAAATGTTGAAATAA